The genomic region AACCTTGATTCCCCTGGTATCCAGCCCCTAGGAAATACTTCTCCAGAAGAAAGGCTTCCTAATTCCAGCTAGAGTAACTCCATAGCTATCCTAAGCAGTAGAATCATTGATATTGCTGTTTGACTTTATACGCTTTTTTGGGGCTTAGCTTGCATTTCCAGGTGAAACTTGTCTCGTGGTTTTGGCTTGTGCTTCCAAGAAAGCTGCAGAATTGGAGTGGTCTAGTCCTGAGCAGCTTTTTACATCTGCCTCCTTTATAGCTAAGActttaaaaggaagaggatCCAGGCTACAGGAGGCTAAAGAGCTTTGCTAATGCAGAACTAATTTGTAGTTGATGAGGCTTTCTGTTCAAGTCTTTGTAACTAAAATAACTTCTGGTAGTGAGTCCTGTGTTACTGCAGCAGTAGAACCCTCATTAATCTTCTGAAGTTTTGCAATGCAAAGCAAGGAGGATTACTGCTCAGCTCTTGGCTGCATGAAGTTGCCTCCCAATACTGAGAATTGGGGAAGTGCTTAGCCTAAGCCCTCTGAATACCTCAGCAACTCCTTTGGGCCACGTGCGACATTCTGCACTTGAAAACTGGTgtaagaggcagcagcaggtcttCGTGGAACAGCCTCTGCTAGAGAAAACTCAGTTCTTAAAAGTGATGGACCAGAGTTGAATATAAGAAGTCCTGAACAGTCCAGGCACTTGAAATCCCTGTAGATTTAATGCTCTCCAGTGACCCTGGTGAGCAGGCAAAAGAAGTTTCACTGTAGTTAAACAGGACTGTTACCTTTGAATGTCAACCTGGTGGTGTCTGAAAAAACTTTCCCTTGTAAAGAGCTGGTTGTGCTGCTTCAAGCGTGGTTGTGGATGGCTGCGTGCTGTCTCCTGGGTGGCAGTGAGTACAGGTAGAggtttctgaaatgctgcagcaTGTGGCTGAAAGAAAAGGGGTCTTCCTGAGTAatccagaatcacagaacaagGTAGGCATTGAAGCTCTTGTGAGACTGGTATAAAACTTTCAGGACAGAAGCTATTTTTTTGGGGTAGTACTTCGGAACTCTTGGTTCTAGCAGCTCTCACCTAAGGTGACAAGCCTGTGTTCTGCCTTGAAAAACAAGCTTTGGGTTTGTGTGTTAGTGGCTGCATGTTCAAATATCTGCCAAGGTGATCAGCGGGCCTCAGGGTACAGTTATTGTAACCATCCCTAAGCTGTGAGCTGTGCTGTTCTGTTCTGTGGCTCCAGCGGCTGCAATCCTGAATCCTTCACAGGCTGGGTGTGCATGGAAGGAGTCCCTTCAAGGGCTGAAGCGCAGCAATAATATGAGTGTTCATTGCAGcttcaaaatgtttctcatgGAGCTGAAACTGCGTGCTTAACGCCAGGTCAGAGCACCGACCAGATGCCTTTTGTGGTAGAAAAGGCCCCGTGAAGGGTAGCACAAGGCAACTCGTTAAACATGGGCTGATTTCTTAAATGCACCCAAAGTATCTCAAAGTTCAGCAATGGGAAAACCTACTTCTGTCAGGCAACATCCCCCTGCAGTAACAAGACGcacactttttttctctagttCAACTGAGCCTCTGCAGTCTGGGTGCTGGGAGGGCACAAATGCTGAAGTAACGTGTTCATATTCAGACCTTGGGATTTGGCTACTAAATGGAGAATGTGTCTGCAGGGGTGTGTGGCTAGCCTCACGGCAGGGTGGCTTCTTAGAGGATGTTCTGTGGCCAGTGGTACTTGACTGGCACCATTTTGTTTATCTAGTTCCAGTCTGGGACTGGTAAGTCACTTCCCCATCCCCTAAGGGAGTATTCCCGTCTGACAAACCAAGCAGTCAAGTGACTCTTTGACTTGCACAATCCTTCCTCTTGCTGACCTCGGCTGTCCTAATGCTGCAGTGTAACAAAGGCCGTGTTATTTGGGGACCTGcctaatgttttcttttttaccttcCAGCCTTGGGAGCCGCTTATGGAACCGCAAAGAGCGGCACGGGTATTGCAGCCATGTCTGTCATGAGGCCTGAGCTCATCATGAAGTCAATTATTCCTGTCGTCATGGCGGGTATTATAGCTATCTACGGCCTCGTAGTGGCGGTCCTCATTGCCAATGCCCTTTCACCTTCCATCACACTATTCAAGTAAGTTATATCCCTGTTGGTGTCACTGAAGTCTGTTCTATCaatattttgctgctgctgaatgggTAGATTTTGCTGAAGACCCTGGGAGGACTGTTAGCACAGCTGGCTGTAAATGCGAAATGCTCCTAACCCGAGCTCTGCAGTACAGACTGGATTTCAGCTGTCCTACACAGGGCCTTAGCCTCACGGGTAGTGGAGTATTAGCTAACATCGTAACAGCAGGCAATATCACTGCAAGTAATGTCATGGTTTATGGCTTGAATGAAACTGTACAGACAGTCTGGGGATAGGAGGGTGAGTTTGTTTCGTGGTATCAGATTCTAGAGCTGGAGTGCACACGTTTTTCCAGGAGTTAATGAAGGTCTGAATAGCTCTCCTGTTGCCTGGGAAGTGCCAATGAATAATTAACAATGCTTGCTGCTTTACATCTTGGTAAAGCAATCCTCAGGCTGTACATCGTACCTTCGTGCCAGCTATAGTCTGAAACTTAATCTCAACTTCTGAGAAGAGCTGGAACTGGCGTGGCTGTCAGAGCAGAACAATGCTTCTGTGAGGCCTAACAATCGGTACCGATGCCGCTGAATGAGCTACAGCAGGTGAGCACTGTGTTTGGCTGAGCAGTGAGCCTCGATCCAAGGTAGAACAGGTAGAAAAGGTCCTTTGCAGGTACCCCTGCCTGGAAAATCAGGCTGTTCTTGTCTGACATACAGGAGGGGTTAACATGTATAACTCCTGCAGCGCAAGAGGCCTTAGAATgacctggctgtgctgtggcagaATAATGGGGCGGGGAGTTTAGCCTGAAGTCAGAGGGTTGGGTGTCCTGTTGCTTGCCACTGaatctttccttctctgtcccACAGGAGCTTTCTTCAGCTGGGCGCTGGCTTGAGCGTGGGCCTCagtgggctggctgctggcttcGCCATTGGCATCGTGGGCGATGCAGGTGTACGGGGAACAGCGCAGCAGCCCAGGTTATTTGTGGGCATGATCCTGATTTTGATCTTTGCTGAAGTCTTGGGTCTCTATGGCCTCATTGTTGCCCTTATCCTCTCCACAAAGTAAATGTCGCAGTATGATGTAAAGAGATGTAACAAATCAACATTTAAAGCTCCAGAATGAAAATGGTTTCTCCAATGTGTACAGTTGTCCCAATTTGGTAGTTGATCTCTTGTAAATGCGCAATGTACGTTAGTGACTCGTCTGTCCTGTGTGTATTTCAATATTAAATTGGATGGGCTGCTCCAAGCCTGTTGCATGGCTTGGGGTGGCCTGCGTGCAATTTTCCACCCATTGCTGTTAGTACTTTATGTATAAATATGAactagaaatgtaatttttctcttcactggatgtttatttataaaagacTTGACATGTTCATACATCTATGGAGCAAGGATTTTCAATTTCCCATGCTATATATATTAATCTTATATATAGGTAGATTACACTGTGGGGTCAATTGTAAGTGCAGAGAATTCCTTGGATGTAACTTTGATTCTAAAGATTGCTGTAGTGTCCTGGTATTGGAGTATGAGAATTTCGTGTTTTATTACAGCAATTGTCCGAAACACTCCCGTGTTTCAGTAGTAACTGCGTATGCTCTGGCATCAGAGTTGTGCACCCAGTGTTGGGTTACAAACTTATACCatgtttccaaataaaaattcctCACTACATTGCTGTAATGACTCCTCTGCCTCTGATTTAATGCTTTAGCTGCTCCTTTAGGAGGAGGAGGGATTCCCTGGAGGGGAGGCAGGTTCTTCCAAGTGACTGAGCACTGCACCAAGAGTCATGTCATCAACTGCTAAAGCATTCCCTCTTCGTGGTCAAAGAGCAATGACTGCTGCTTCCAACTGCTGCACAGGGGAGCACTTGAGAGCAGGAATGtgaggctgctgcagtgcttgcCCCCTGCCTGCCTGGTGCATTTTGCTCTGTGTTGTACAGCGGTGCCGTGTAGCTGACTGCAGCATGACCTGACCAGGCCCAGTCATGTCGCAagggtgctggctgcagcatgTGACAAGGAACGGGAGCTGCCAAGGAGCTTGTAGGCAGCTTGTCCTTCTGATTGCACTGCAGAAACTTGGCTGGATGGAAAGCTGCACTGTGAGTAGCAATTGCTGCTGGAGTACCTGAACAATAGTCTCATCAGCAAAATGGGTTCATTCAAGAACTCGTATTTTTAACTTCCAAATCAGGAGCATTCAAGCTGAGAAGTTCTGCTCTTGCAGCTAGCAAATACTGAAGCAATCTCCTCTTGCCTTGGGGATATCTGAATGTCACAGCAACACTGGAGCAAACACGGGAGATGCGTTGGAGCCATGGCAATTGTTCCAGGTTGTGTTTGGGATGTATGTCACCTTAATCTTACTTGCATAGTTTGGGGAACAGAGGAAGCTTTTATTGGTTCTAGCCAAAGTGTTGTTAAACGTAGATACTTAGAAACACCTTGATAATCAATGATCTGGCTGGGCAGTGCTGCACCTCGTGTATACCTGTGTAGGAAACAGGTCTGAAGTAATGAAGAGCTGTGTCCAGCTGTCAGAGCTCTGGGAGCGACTTGGGTAACACAAATACAGCTTCTAACCTGGTGGTAAGTCATGCACCTTCAGAGCAGCTTGTCTCTAGCCTAGGGACCACTTGGTAATATTGTTGGTTATCACTAATTATTAATCAATTAACTGGTTTGTTTCTTAAAAGGATGGTGTGAATGCATGTAACGTGCTGTCAGCTGCTGGGCTTGGGGGTGCTCCTGCTTTTATGTTCAGAGTGGCTTTACTTGGTGAGTCCCAGCAGTGGTACCGTAGTGCTTTGGGGTTGGGGCAGGGTGCAGAGATAGTTGGTTTGTGGAAAATCCTGGAGTTCTGAAGCATTGGATGGGAAGGGGAGAATTTCCTCAGTTTCCTGATCTGAATCGTGTTGCTCACTTTTTCCTGAGCAAAAACAGACTATAAAGCTTTACCTAGGCATTCTAAACATTTGTGGAAACTGTAGCATAATGCTCTGCAGTGAGTGTCTTCCTGCTACTTCTGCAAAAAGTTCTGGCTGAGCTTGCAGCTTGGAGGCCTGAAGGCTGGATTCAGGCTCTGGAAAGCATGCCGCATACGCTTCTGtcttgcagctctgctctgaggaGTTGCATTGTGAttgtgcagcaggaggggagatgTGCCTGGCTGGGGTGCAGCTGTTCGAGAACTTCTATCTTCTTTAGGCAGGACTAGCTGCCAGCTTTGTTTTTAGCCAGATTAGGAGAATATGAGCAAATGTATTTGAGAACATCTAAACAGGTAGTTCTCACCtctgtgaggggaaaaaaaaagaaaaggtaatttaaatttttttatacCATTCTATAGGAACTCCTTAAGATCCCAATGTCCTGTGGTGCCGCAGTGGCAGTTAATAGGCCCAGAGTGGTGATGGATACTGAGGTAACCAAATGTAGGTAAAACACCCTCAGCATTTTGATTTGTGCC from Aythya fuligula isolate bAytFul2 chromosome 15, bAytFul2.pri, whole genome shotgun sequence harbors:
- the ATP6V0C gene encoding V-type proton ATPase 16 kDa proteolipid subunit, producing MSSDSTPEYASFFAVMGASAAMVFSALGAAYGTAKSGTGIAAMSVMRPELIMKSIIPVVMAGIIAIYGLVVAVLIANALSPSITLFKSFLQLGAGLSVGLSGLAAGFAIGIVGDAGVRGTAQQPRLFVGMILILIFAEVLGLYGLIVALILSTK